The Quercus lobata isolate SW786 chromosome 9, ValleyOak3.0 Primary Assembly, whole genome shotgun sequence region TGAGTTCAAGATGGAGAGTTGAGTCCGCTATTAACAAATGCAATTTGCTTgaataaaaaaaccataaacagAGGAGTAAATTCAATACCAACTATCAAGTGGGATCTTAAAAAAACGTAAGTTTGAAGgaataaaatgtcaaatttcaatTGTGACTTGAAAagttaattaggttttttagttaaagaagaaaaaattaatttgatattCTGTTATGTGAAAGGAAAGTCTATTCCTTGTTAAAGAAGTAATGTATTCCTAGTCTAAGAGAGAATATGAAAATAGTCTTATAAAAAATGCTATTAAGAATTTGATGACTTTGGTTCAAGGGTGCTCCCTATGGAAAGAGATGAAATAGAGTGTTAAaccaagaagagagaaaaaaagaatttttgctTGAGAGTTAATGCAAGAAGAAAGACAGTACACAAACTAAGGAGAATTTGTGAGGTTTCATTTGATGTTGATTAGAAAATAAAGCTAGAAAGGAGAGAACAAATTGTTGCCGCCTAGACGAGCTAtgtgaaaaagagaaaaaaaagaagaaaagaaagttacAGAGGAGAGATCAAACCTACCACGTTATTTTGTGTATGCTCTTGCAAGTGATCTCCAGTTGCAATCTTTTTCCTCGGATGATGACTGATGAGTCCAAGGATATATGAAAGACATTTCTCTTTTACCCTCAAAATCACTTCTCCCCAAGTTTATTATGGGCTTATTATGTGGGCTTGGGCTACATGGAggtaaaaatgataaaaataatggaCCTGGATTCATCTGGGCCTATAACCAGCAATAGTGGGCCTCTTGTTGTACTTGGGTCGTTTGTTTTGGGCTTGTCAAAAAAATAGCCCCGAACAACTAATAATTAAAAGGAGAAATATGGCCCTGAACaactattataaatttataatctctttttttagtttttacatgagaaatattccaaaaaaataaaaaaaataaaaggagttAGACATGTTCAACAAAAAGCGTCATGATGTCCCATATCACTGCAAATGATTAATaactaacaataaaaataattagagaCAAGGACAAATCAAGAAttgaaattattgaataagaattttaattggattccAATCCACCACCATCTAGAATCAGATGCCTTCCTCCATTTccttattaattaaaaatgtaCTAAAAATTGACGATCGTTTCTCCCCCACTCGTTGATTCCCTACAATAAAACTTGAGCAATGATgttccttataaaaaaatataggatCACACAGAATTATCGCAACTTCTTTGCCATAATTGTTATGTGGTACAGTTTGagtgatgaagaaaaaattatgggtTTTATGTTAGTGACGAACAACTATTCACAATTTGTCGTGTGAGagttatgaaaaaaaagttGTAGAATAATTTACAGTTCTAGAACTACTCTTATCATACACCAATTACTGCATACTCATTGTAAACACATAATTATGTTGTCACGTGAATTGAAATCGCATtgtaaaataacaatttaattgttattttaactaaaatcattatcttcaaaacataatttcaatGGGAATATATAAAGAGTGTGCGcaataacaaatttttacaataaacaGTGTGTAACCAAAAAATCTTGGAAAGCTCCAAAAAAGTCAGAGGCAGACAACATGGCATTGAGCACACGTGGCATTCAGTTGGCACCTCCACCTCCAAGTCCAAGTGTTTAACCACCTCCCTCCACTTCAATTCCTCAACTCAGTTCTCTCTTGCTTAGCATAGAAGAAAAGAGcgattcctctctctctctttctctctagcAATCAGCAATTAGCAAGCAAAGATGGGTGGTGATACGATCACCCCTCCCCCTTCAATTTCTGGTAAGCACTCTAtctttctgtgtgtgtgtgtttcaaaATGTCTTAAGATAagaagccctttttttttttttttttcaataggaTTTTCCAGAGAACCAAACagggtttttgtgtttttttgtaaaGCTCAATACTGGGGGACTGTAAATTCTGTAACTTACGAAACCCACTTTTTAATTATGCAGAGGAAGACTCGTCCTCTCTAGAGCAAGAGTTGTCACACTCAGCATCCCAAGCCCCTACTTTTTTCAGGTATGGCATACATATAATATTAGATTCTTTTATTAAGGGAGAAGTGAAGAAAATAGAATCCTCATACTTGAAAGTTGTATGCTTTATGTCATTTTGGTTTATAGAGAAACTGAAAAACTTAAACTTGATCATATGACCCTCGTGGTTTCCTTAGGCTCAATTTGGAAGGAGTCAAAtatctaagtattaaattcTAACTTTTAATGTcagtataataattttttttttaattttatttatttatctcattttctaaGTAAACAAATGGGTTTATTTTGGGATTGTGTTTTTGGTGGAAGTTTGAATGTGGGTCCTGGTTTTCAATGGGTCAGGGATGATATGAGCATGAAATTTGAGCATGGTACTATGATAGAAAACGATGGGATGGGTTTTGGAGAAGTCAATGAAGTAGGAAATGGGTTTTCTTCAGCAGCTTTGGATTTCGAAGCCAGTCAAAGGAGGAGACACAATGCTTATAGAGAAGTCTTGCAGAGTTATGATGAATTGCAGATTCGCagtgaaaatttgaaagagGCAAAGAGCAAAATCTTGAGGTACTAATGTAATATGTTAGCTgattttggtttcattttttgtgttcttttaaTTCCTTTTATTGTTGTAATAGTTTGTATGCaactttttggtgtttttagtGGCTGTTATCATCTAAAACTTAGTTTCGTACTCCTTATAATTGTTAATGAACAAAAATCAATTGCTTGAGTTATATTGCAGAATATGAGATAAACCTCAAATTTTCTTGTTCTCTAGAGTATGAATCTATTTATAATTGTCAAAATGACGGAAAGTCGTGCACACATACACAAACATTTTCTCACACAATAACTAAATAATAGTCATAATTCACCTgtgttttttcaatttatgcTTCTTTTTAAAGTAAGGATATGGAGAAGGTAGAGAAGAATCACAAGTATGTCTGGACTAGGACCAGTTAAAGGGTAGGTCCAGTTTTCATTACCATAAATCTATAAAACATCACATTATTAATTGTAATGATGCAGTACATGTAACTATCACTAAGTgatttattattcattgtgCTAGAGACTGGTTATGCTTAGCCTAAAATGACGTGGTAGATTGACTTTGACAGCTATACCCCTGGAGCATGGATGGAGAAGGTAGGTGGCATGCAATTGACTGATTATGATGTGCCAAAGACAACCTCACTCATATTAATTGGTCCAAAAGGATCTGGAAAAAGCAGTCTTGTAAATAGAATCTCCAAGGTGTTTGAAGAAGACAAGTTTGCATCAGAAAGAGCACAAGTATCATGTATAATTCTTTAACATTTGACATTAATGTTAGATGTAAATCATGAAATGATGCTGTCTTTTATGTTCTTTGAATAAGGGGATGAATTTAGTCATTAATTTATATAGTTTCAATCTCTCTATGTGTTCTCTTGTGCCAGATTCATCTGTTGGGGATGGGACCTACTTCCTTCAGGAATATATGATTCCAAAAAGCTCCACATCATTTTGTCTTTATGACACACGCAGTTTATCTGATGATCCATCTAATAATGATGAAATATTAAAGCTTTGGATGACAAAGGGTGTTCGTCATGGGGATCCTGTTATCAGGTCTGACGTTTGAAAATCTTGTATCCTTTTACTTTCGTGGTTCACTATTTGTCTACTTTTAGATTACTTCACTTCTGCAAATTTCTTATCAGGAATTCTGATAGTCCAAGTTTAAGAACCAGTATGAAGTGCAAAGATCGCTGGAATCGTTTTCTTTCCAGTGAGATCAGAATGGTCAATTTCGTCATATTTGTTGTTAATGGAATGTCAGTTCTGAAATCAATGGATAGTAATGATGATTCAGAGAACAAGTATAGCCAGACACTTGCTAGAGCATTCAGCTGTCCATATGTATCATTCAAAGGTAATAGGATCCTTGATTTCTTTCCCCTggtaacatttttataaactttatgCAAGTATTTAATGTTTCTAACTTGTCAGGCACTTGTTTTTTTCCTCTGTATTTCAAAAATTAGTATTTATGGTAATATGAGGGAGAAAAACGTTAGAGGGCTGACTGAGTATATgggtgtttgtgtgtgtatatataactGGCCAACGAAACATATATAATAGAAATGGGAAATCTTATTACACATCTCCTCTAGAAAGAAAAAAGCCCAAACATCAGGTATTGAAGACAAGGCTAACATCCCATGAAGCAGAAAGAGTAAGACTCTTACTAAAGTTCTTGATGAAGGGATACAAGATCAGATGAAGGGCCACAAAGCCGAATCTGTTTTATACAAGGAGCAGCTTTTTTGATGCCACAAGTCTTTTGAGCATGTCCACATTGGATTGTATTCACCTCCAAGAGGAGAATAAATGGGTTTTTGGTCAACTTTGAGCCAAAATAAATATGGGATCCACACTTATTTTGACACAGGTCCACATTGGGATGTGTTCACTTCCATGAGGAGAATAACACTGTAAGGTTTTGTTGCTCAAAACTATTAAGGAGTGAAAGagaaattgaattaaaaaaatgtccACTTGAACAATGGTTGAGGGTAGTGAAGAAGCTTGATCCCACAtaggttatttttttaaaaccttagtGTGTTTTTATACTCCTTTCTTGGACATAAGCATGGGCCCCTAGGAGCACCGCAGTTTTATGGAAGGGGGAGGACCTAGCCATCGATCTTTCTAACATGTCCTCATTAAATTTTGCTACCAAACTTTTTGCTCATTGCTGCTAGAATATCCAATTGATGGTCTAATTTTCCATTGAAGTGTGAAACTTTCAAGCTTTATTACTGTTAGAATATTGTGTCTATTCATTGATCTTTCTAAGCCATGAATAAATGTGTTAAGAAACCCTTAACTATAATGGATTGTAGATCCGCACACAGAGTGGTCCAGTTGACATTCTAATCTTCCATTGAAGTACTTATAGGCACACGCACATCCAATGGCTCCCAAATTTTGTATGAGGCTCTTACTAGCTGCCATGTACGTGGGGGAACCTTGATTGTTCAGAAATGAGCTCAAATGTACTTGTAACACATGCTTGGGTTGATTAAAGCACATGTTTTGTAGTTAgttcaaaatttagttacaaccAGTTTCAGTTAGTGCACACGTTTGTATATTCTTGTAAGCGCTTGCTCATTTAGTTAGCCAATAAGAATATGGAAAGAGTTGTATATTTAGGTACAATTAATTACAGTTAGTGCACATATTTGTATATTCTTGTAAGCACATGCCCATTTAGTTAGCCTataaaaataaggaaagagTTGTATAAATAGATCAATGTACTCATCATTTGTCATCATGAAGATGAATCCTTTTGTTGCTtagtttcttaattttctttagCCTTTCTGTTTCTCTTGGAGGTAGAGACTCCCTTTAAGTATTCTCATTCTTGGAGGTGGTGACTCTTTCAAAATAGTCACATTTCATATAAACCATTAAAATTTCATGCAATCCATCACTAAACTGAAACTTTTGAGTTCTTTCCCTCAAACCCTTGACACTTCTCATTTCAAGAACTCATTTGAAACACTTAAATTACCCTGACTCTAAGACCATAGCCGAAACCCTAAAGACCCTGAACACCAAACCCTAGCATTCTTACCAAAGAACCAACTTGACACAACAAAGAATCCTAACCCTGAATCGGGTTCCTAACAAAATGCATCTTTTGCCTTTGTGACTCTTCTGAACAgttataattttatctttaaatatATGTCTCTCTTGCATTTAGTCAGTTACTTATTTCATCCTCTGTCCATACTAAGTCTGTCAAAGAGAGTAAAACATGGTACTTGGTTGTTTTTAGTTCGTGAGGCACACAGATTGTGGTGCTATTTTATGTGTGGACGGAGAGACAGAAGATGCAACAAATCCTAAAAAGTCAACATTGATGGAAGTTTACTTTGTAGGATACAGTTTTTCTATCCAACATAGAGGTAAAATGTATAGCAGTAATAGAGGCCTTAAAATAAGTAGTTTGGTTTAGAAGACTGTTATTTAGTGAGcttggtttcaactttcaaacaAGACAATGGCATTACATTGTATTAGTTAGAGCACAATTTACTTGCAATCAAGTATATGTGCAAGAATAAATCATATTGACGTGTGGTATCATATCACAAGATTAGAGAGTGAATTTCTTAGGGGGATATATCTCTTTTGAAAATCCATACTAACAAAAATGTCTGTAACATGTTCACAAAGCCAGTTCCTAGGATAAGTCATAAATTTAAGTGTTGCTTGGACTTAATTGATGTTTGCAGTCTATGATAGCCCTTATGGGCTTTGGTGAAGGTGATGTGGAACTTTTGTTATGTAGCTtgattctattcaaactaaggtggagatttgttgaccTGTGGCTTGGTTGCCATCAAGTTGGTCATGACTTGACTGAGTTTAACTTGCAACAGGATTCCTCATTAGCCGATTTTTGGAGCCTTGTTTTGTGTGTGGCACACTCTATTAACCCTAGCCAATTTATGTTATATATGCTCGGCCTCTCATTGTTTATAAAGGGGAAAGAGAAAGTCGTGGCATAAGTCAACCCTTTTGCGCAAGAATCTCTgatatttgttatttgtgagAGAGTTTTTTGGGCGTATTTGGGGTTAGGGTTTCTTGAGAGAGCATATGTGCCACTATTGTAATCTCCATGTTTTTCTTAGTGAAAAATTTTCCTCGTCACAACCCATGGATGTAGGCAATTTTTTGAACTACGTAAATTCTTGTGTTGTACATGTGCAtgttaattcatttttttctttattgctaTTGGCTTGAATCTGGGAGTGCATCGCACAACAGTTATGGCTGAATGGGTCTTTTTTGTGAGAGACTGTAGCTTAGAAAAGTTAACGTAATCAACACCAAATATTATACAGTTTTGGTGCATTAATAGAGAGAAGCTATCGCCGTCTGTAAGCTAAGATTGTTGCAGCCTTAttagaaaagatacatactctGTTGGGAAGGCCAAGACCTGCCATATGGACCCTATAACAATTGTGAAAACGTTTTTGGCCTGGATAGTCTGTCTAGATCAGACTGTTGGTCTTTTAATAGTCGTAACCGTGTGGTGCTTACTGTTTATCTTCATTGGAAATAAAACATAACACGTTGTAATGCATGGTGAGCAGAACCGGTAATTATTGGGTAATAATGGCTGAACCTTTCCTATTTTCCTTACAGATGACAAGCCTGTTGTTGTTGTTACGCATGGTGATCTACTTTCACTTTCAGACCGTGCTCGCATCCGTGTCCATTTGGGAGAGTTGCTTGGTATTCCCCCCGCAAAACAGATTTTTGACATTGCAGGTGACAGTTTTAGTTATCTTGTTCCTTTTCAGGCTGTCAAATAAGGTTGGTATtaaatcaattaataatttattattccTTTTGTGGCTGCAGAAAGCTGTGATCCAGTTACTGAGTTGACAATAACTGACATGTTATGCTTTTGTCTGGAGCATGCTGATAAAAATCTTCCTCGTAAGAGCTGGATAACAAAAAAGGTGTGCTAGTTCTTTCTATATTTACCTGCGAGAGATTTAGTCATTTTTGTGGTATTTGGTTTTTTCttatcttcaaagtggcagtgtATGTAATGTGGCATGAATTCCTTATGCTTCTACATCTTGGGAAACTATTAATTACTAGCAGTCTCACAATCTCTGCATTGAGATTCTCTGGTTTATTAGCGCTTAATTTACTAAGTTCATGGGAAGTCTAGTATGTTTTATATGACACCACACTTCACAAAACGTTCTATACCCTATATGATTCTGATGTGATTCCTGAACAACTTactcaaattctgaaatttcaagtGATGTGCTGTctaattcttttttcatctctttGTTCTATTCCATTTTCCATATTTTATTTCTGGCTATGTAATGCATTGCCACTTGAAATGTCTCCAAAATTCATGCAGACCATGGCTTCCTCTTGGCTATCTGTTCCTTTTTAGGTAGTTGTAGTCTGAGCAGTGCAAAAATACTTTCATTCTGGATTATTATTATGCTATTGACCAGTGAGTTTTTGAAGCTGTTTTGCAATTTAGAAGCACTTCATTGAGAGAGTGCTTGAATGTAAATGTCAATTCCTTCCCTTCCACCCCACATGGGGTGGCTTTGGCAAATGTACTGGGAAATTGGACCCTTT contains the following coding sequences:
- the LOC115961047 gene encoding uncharacterized protein LOC115961047 isoform X2 encodes the protein MGGDTITPPPSISEEDSSSLEQELSHSASQAPTFFRDDMSMKFEHGTMIENDGMGFGEVNEVGNGFSSAALDFEASQRRRHNAYREVLQSYDELQIRSENLKEAKSKILSYTPGAWMEKVGGMQLTDYDVPKTTSLILIGPKGSGKSSLVNRISKVFEEDKFASERAQVSYSSVGDGTYFLQEYMIPKSSTSFCLYDTRSLSDDPSNNDEILKLWMTKGVRHGDPVIRNSDSPSLRTSMKCKDRWNRFLSSEIRMVNFVIFVVNGMSVLKSMDSNDDSENKYSQTLARAFSCPYVSFKDDKPVVVVTHGDLLSLSDRARIRVHLGELLGIPPAKQIFDIAESCDPVTELTITDMLCFCLEHADKNLPRKSWITKKVPTVPLSAYILLLITLGIVIISAYVHHAHIPHVKGAKPRAKLHKASPKLDINWHKIRHLWLE
- the LOC115961047 gene encoding uncharacterized protein LOC115961047 isoform X1 encodes the protein MGGDTITPPPSISEEDSSSLEQELSHSASQAPTFFSLNVGPGFQWVRDDMSMKFEHGTMIENDGMGFGEVNEVGNGFSSAALDFEASQRRRHNAYREVLQSYDELQIRSENLKEAKSKILSYTPGAWMEKVGGMQLTDYDVPKTTSLILIGPKGSGKSSLVNRISKVFEEDKFASERAQVSYSSVGDGTYFLQEYMIPKSSTSFCLYDTRSLSDDPSNNDEILKLWMTKGVRHGDPVIRNSDSPSLRTSMKCKDRWNRFLSSEIRMVNFVIFVVNGMSVLKSMDSNDDSENKYSQTLARAFSCPYVSFKDDKPVVVVTHGDLLSLSDRARIRVHLGELLGIPPAKQIFDIAESCDPVTELTITDMLCFCLEHADKNLPRKSWITKKVPTVPLSAYILLLITLGIVIISAYVHHAHIPHVKGAKPRAKLHKASPKLDINWHKIRHLWLE